GGATTTTTTGTTTCCAAATTTATGAACCGGATGATCCGTTAATCAATCAACGATCCTTATGCTTCAAGTTTATTTAGTCGGAGTTACTTGATTGTTCTCTCTGTTCACATCAGCCATAAGATTTTTTGGGTCTATTTTTACTTCTACAGCCTTTTTTTCGGTCTCAAATATATACGTTTCATTTACCCAGGCCCAGCTTTCCAGAACTTTAGCTTTGGTAGGTTTATGGCCATACATCTTGCGTAAAGGAATATTAAAATCCTCTGTGGTACCATCTTCATATACAACATGTACGTCCAGTGGCATGGGCATAGAACCGGTTCTTTTTAAGGTAATGCTGTTCCCGTCAACCCCATCAACTTCATAATCGATCACCTTTGTTGAATTGATCCAGTAATTCATATACCATTCCAGCTGAATGCCAGAAACTTTTTCAGCAGTTCGTTTAAAATCGGTTGGAGTAGGGTGCGTGAATTTATAGTCCTCATAATACCTGAGAAGTGTCTTGTCCAAATTGTCCTTTCCAATGATATAACCCAATTGAGAAAGAAAAACACTTCCTTTACTATAGGCCGAAATACTATACACAAAATTGGAATCAAAGTGATCGGCAAGAGTGGTTAAGGGTTCCTGTTTACCGCTTTTTACCAGATAAAAGTAACCGTTATATGAATTTGAATTAGGCAGTTCTTTTTTCTGATCCATAACCTCGTTCATGCATGAGGCTGAAATATATTGAGTAAATCCTTCATCCATCCAATAATACTTTAATTCATTTGTAGCCAGTAAGAATTGAAACCAGCTATGTGCAAATTCATGAGCCGTTGTCCCAACAAGGCTTCCAAAGTTTTTTCCTCCTGCGATCAAGGTGCACATCGCATATTCCATACCTCCATCTCCTCCTTGAATGACGGAGTATTGTTTGTATGGATATGTTCCGATGTGTTTGTTAAAATAACTTAGGATCTTCTGTGTTTTTTCAGGAAGTTTTTTCCAGTTTTCCACAACTTCGGGTTTGTCATTTTTATAGAAAAAATGAAGTTCCACCTCATTCTCTCCCATAACTTTTTCATGAATGTAATCCGGGTCAGCCGCCCAGGTAAAATCATGAACCCTGGGAGCTACAAAGTGCCAGCTGAGCTTTTTACCCTTGGGAAGATTTAATTTTTTAGAAGGATCTTCATAACCATGACCCACTTCCTGAGGATTTTGTAAATAACCTGTCCCTCCAATAATGTAGTCCCTGTCAATATGTATGGTTACATCAAAATCACCCCATACTCCATGAAATTCACGAGCTATGTACTGGTCCAGCTGCCAGCCGTCTACATCATACTCCGCAAGTTTAGGATACCATTGAGCCATACTCAAGGCCACTCCATCCTGATTGTTTCTGCCAGCCCTTCTTATATGGACCGGTACCTGGCCATCGAACTCCATCTCAAGGGTGGTTTTTGATCCCGGTTGAAGAGGCTGGTTCAAGTTTACAATTAGAATTGTACCTGAAACTTCATAATCAACCTCTTTACCATCCTGCAACAGCGATTGTATTTTTTGATACCCTATCTCATCGGGCCCTAAAGAGGCAATTCTACTCTTGTAATCCGGATTCTCCCTGGTGCCTTCATTGATGGACATTCTTGAATCAGGATCAGGAATGCTTTGTAAGCGGATGTCCATATCACTGCCAGGTTGAAAGGCATTGAATTGAAGGTGATAAAAAACCTTATGTAATTCATCCGGAGAATTATTCGTGTAGATCAGCTTTTGCTTTCCTTTAAACTGGAATTTTTCAGCATCAACATCGATGTCCATGGTATAATCAGCATGCTGTTGCCAGTAATGTTCTCTCTGGCCAAATGCATTTGTCAAAAAAAGAATTGTGAAAAATAGAAGAATTTGTTTTTTCATTGCTAATGGGTACTTATAAGAAAGCTACAAAAGATCGGAGGTCATTTGTAGCTTTCAAGTTTGAATTAAGTGTTATTTATTTGTTTCCATTCACCATGGAATCTGCCATTTTTAAAGCGTTATAGGCATTTAAAACTCTTCCTGAGACAGACAGGTCACTAAAGGGAACCGTTTTTCCTTCTCCGCCCGGCAGTTTTACTTCCAGGTCAACCTTGGTTCCTGAATTCATCAAGATGTGTTTTACCTGGCTCGCTGAAAGCTCAGGATAGTAAGATCGAATCAAACATGCGACACCTGCAACTTCAGGAGCTGCCATTGAGGTTCCCTGAATTGATTTGTATTCATTTTTAGGTATGGTAGAGTAGATCTCATATCCAGGAGCGAACAGATCCACATTCAATTTTCCATAATTGGAAAAGGAAGCAACAAGGTCTTCATTGTAATTTCTTGTCATTGCTCCAATTGTGATCACATTATCAGTAATTTCTTTTACTTTGTCAGGAGCATCTGTTGGAAAGTTATCACTCTTGTCAATATTCTTGTGGTCATTACCGGCAGCATGCACCAACAAGACATCTTTACTCTCTGAATATTTAATAGCATCGTATACCCATTCCGCATTAGGAGAATAGCTTTTTCCAAAACTCATATTAATGACTTTCGCTCCGTTGTCAACGGCATATCGGATGGCTAGAGCTACATCCTTGTCGTATTCATCGCCATCAGGAACTCCCCTTACCGATAATAACTTTACGTTTTTAGCAACCCCATTCATCCCAACACCATTATTTCTTGTTGCCATCGCAATTCCGGTTACGTGGGTTCCATGCATCTCATCATCAAGTGAACCTACCGTAAAGGCATTTCCATAAGGTACGTCCTTGATGTCATAGGGATCGTCTCCGGTAGCTGTTCTTCCGTCGAAATCCGGGTTGTACATGGTATTAACCTGTGCGCCGTAATATTCGATTCCTCCATCAAGTTGTTCATTTGCTTCCTCAACCGTTGAACCATTTCCTAATACTCTCATCAAAAAAGGATCACGCTCTGCTTCATCAAGACTATTCAAATCAGCAATAGTGTAAGTTTCTTTACCAAGTTTGGCAATAGTCGCTTTATCAGCATCATTCAAATAGACTTTCATCTGTTTGTACCGGTCATGATTCTCATTGGCCTCTTTAATTCTTTTTTCATAGTCTTTTTTAACTTTCTGATAATAGTTAAAGCCGTCCATTTCAGAGGCATTCATGTCGTCTCTTGTTTTACCTTCGTATTTGGCCCCAAGCATTTTGTAAATACGTGTGACCTCCAATTGTTCAGGGGTAGCTTCCCCTTTTCCTCCAAGAAAATTCCAGCCGTGGATATCATCTATATAACCGTTGTTATCATCATCTTTTCCATTACCGGCAATTTCATCAGTATTGGTCCAGATATTATCTTTAAGATCTTCGTGATCTTTGTCAATTCCGGAATCGATTACGCCTAAAATGACCGTTGTGCCTTTTTTGTTACTTAAAAATTCATACGCTTTATCAAGACTCATTCCAGGAATAGAATCGGTCATTAAATCGGCATGCGGCCATGCTTTGATTTCATCATCAGACATAGCTCCTTTTTTTGCAGGTATGGTTACCGCAACTGCAGAACCTTCAGGAACTGCAACACTGTGAAGGTTTTTTGTCGAACTACATCCAGAAAGAACGATGGCTAAACCTAAGCCCAAAAACAATCTATTATTCATCATTTCAAATTTGAGTTTTATCAATTAAATATATCCTTGAATCGGAAGGTCTGATCTAGTCGAACCCCTTTTTCAGTGTGTTTCAAAGTACAAATTTCATTTTCTGCGTCATGTTCCAAAAACAGGTAATAGCCTTCATCAGCTGCCTTGTTCAGGAACTTTGCCTTTTCATTCATGGTGATCAATGGACGTACGTCATAACTCATGACATAAGGCAACGGAATATGACCCACAGTAGGCAACAGATCAGCCATGAAAACCAATTTTTTTCCCTGATAGTCAATATGAGGTATCATTTGTTTCTCAGTATGACCATCCGCAAAAAGGATGTCAAATCCAAGCGGCCCTGATTTTAAAAGCTCTTTTTCGGCCAGGGGAACAAAATTCAACTGCCCGCTTTCTTCAATGGGATTAATATTCTCTTTGAGAAAAGAGGCCTTTTCTCTGGGGTTTGGTTTTACCGCCCAGTCCCAGTGGTTCTTATTGCTCCAATATCTGGCGTTTTTAAATGCCGGTTCATAACCTGTACGATCCTTGTTCCACCTTATGCTTCCTCCACAGTGGTCAAAATGCAAATGGGTAAGAAATACATCCGTTATTTCATCCCTGTGAAACCCCAGTTTTTTCAAGGAGCTGTCCAGGTCCTCTTCTCCGAAGGGAAAGTAATAGCCAAAGAATTTTTCGCTTTGCTTATCACCTGTTCCGTTATCAATTAGGATAAGCCGGTTACCATCTTCAATCAACATGCAGCGAAGGCTCATATCGATTAAGTTATTGTTGTCAGCGGGATTGGTTTTTTGCCATATCACCTTGGGAACAACACCAAACATTGCGCCTCCGTCTAATTTGAAATTTCCGGTTTCAATCGGGTAAATCTGCATGAGCAATTTATAAGAATTGCAAATATGCAAAAAAAAGGGGTAAGTAATTGTTAAATAAATAAAAAAACCTCATTCCAAATGCTCTAGAAACGAGGTTTTAAGAGGCGTCAAGCGGATTCGAACCGCTGTACGAGCTTTTGCAGAGCCCTGCCTAGCCACTCGGCCATGACGCCAAAAACGGATGCAAATTTAATTAAAAAAATGTTGATTGCAATAGTATTAATACTTTATTGTTTCTTTTCGAGAACAAAAACATTCGAGGTATTTCTTATTTGATGCCTTCCACTTCCAATTTTCCAATTGTTAATGTTAAAACGGGTTACGAACTGCGCTTCAAACATAACATCCAAAGAATCCGGTATAGAGTCATAGGTCATAAAAGTAAATTTTCTATCTTCCGGGAGGTCCTTTAATATCCTGACTCTTTTAATCGGTTCGCCCAGGTCATAAATGAGTTCGGGAGGCAGTATGGAATCCATGGAATAGATATCAAGATTACGAGTCTCTTGAATTTTTCGAATATTCGAGGCACTTTGATATTCCTCATTGTTATAGGTCAACTCAACAAGTGGAAATGCGAATAGTATGATAGAGCAAATGAAGAAAATTATGCCGTAAAAACAATATTCATATTTAGCGGACCTTAACCATTTTAGAATCAATATTCCCAGGGTAAACAAACTTACCGAAGTCAATGCAAAATACGCAAAATACGGACCGAATTCTCCGTTAAAAACAGTGTAAATTCCAAAAGGTGCCACAAGCCCGATCAAAGCAATAAGGCCAAATCCAAATCTGGAAAGATAGATATCGAGTTTGGTTAATTGTTTCGCATTGTTAATAATGTAGCTTAAATAAAAACTTGTATTGAGGGCCATGGGGATCAAAACGGGTAGCAAATAGCGTTCTTTCTTTTCTGGAACCATTGAAAGCAGAATCACTGAAGAGAGAGTCCAGAGCAAAGAAAACAGGTAGTTTTTTTTGTTTTCGACTCTTTTGATCATCATTGGATACATCAAAGCAAGAAATGAGAAAAAGGTCCAGATACCCGATTGAACGAAAAAGCTCCAATAATGATAAAAAGGTTTTACGCTTCGATTGGCCCAGGAGTTGGCTTCTTTGTTCGCAATAGATTCAGCCGTACCCAAATCGGTCAGATAGATGTAAAATCCCCAGCTTAAGCCCACCAGGGCAAAGACAGCAAGGAAGACCAGCAAATAGCCAATCTTCTTGTTAAAGTTTTTGTATTTGAAGGTGATTCCATAGGCAATTAAAAATGGAAGGAATAAGGCAAACAATGACACAGGCCCTTTACTCATAAATGAGAACCCCAGAAAAACACCTGCCAGGATCCAGTTTTTCCAGGCTTTTTCTCCTGATTGAAAAGCTAGATACAATTGATAGATGGCATAGGTCATGAAACTATGAGTGAATATATCCCATTGCCCGTTTCGGCCTGAAAAAACAATATAAAATGAACTCGACAGAATAAGAGCGGCAATAAAAGACTGCTTTTTCTCCTGAAATAACTGAATTGCGAAACGGTAAAGCGTAAATATCAGAAAAACAGATGCAAGAGCAGCCGGAAGTCTCAGGGCAAAGTGGTTCGTCATTCCAAAAGCAGCTCCTGACAGGGCTGTCAACCATGTTGGTAAGGGTGGTTTTTCATACCTGGGCTCCAGATTCATCGTTGTATGTATCCAATTTCCATGCTCAAGCATTTCCCTCGCGGTAATAAAGTTTCGTGCTTCCATGATATTTACTTCCAGAAGGCCCAGATGTGGAAAGAATATACACAGACATGCCAGTGCTAAAAAAAGTATGTAGCGCTGATTATTCATAATTTGAACTTTTTATTAGATATATGTTACGAATATAAACAACAATACCAAAAAGATGTCCGACGAATAATACAGGATCCTTTCTTAAAATGGCATAAATAAGGATCAAGGATGATCCGGTTACACTAAGAACCCAGAATCCTAAAGGAAGAATGGATTCTTTCCGTTTCTCTGAATAAATCCATTGATATATAAACCTCAGGTTAAATACAACCTGGGCCACACTTCCCATTACGATGAGCCACCAAGGAATATTTTCATTTTTAAAAACCCTTTCAATATCAATCTGATTGTTGTTGAAGGAATACCACAAAATCAGAAACGGAGCAAAAATCAGAAACCCTCTAAGAAAAAGAGGCAGCTTTTTCCAAAAACCATTTAATTGTAAATTTCTTATATAGACAAAGTAGGTGATCACCTGCCCCAGCATGATGGCAAAATCATCTCGGAACCAACCGTAAACAAACAATAGAAAAGAAGCCAGGAGGCTAAGTTGCCAGAATATAAGCGGGGTAATTACTTTTTTTACCTTTTCCGATTGTATCCATTGAATGATCAGTCGTGAGGAAAACAAAATCTGAGCCGAAAACCCCAGACTATAAATGAGCCAGTCACTCATAATTATCGCTTTATCTCAGCAGAGGATTCTGCTATTTTATAATTGATATATTTTCGTTTCATCCAAAGATAGGCAAAGCAATCGGCCAAAGGACCAAATAAACGGTTCCATAAGTGATACTTGGCTTCACCTGCGATACGCGGAAAATGCCTTACAGGTACCTGTTTTATTTTACCATCCTGAAGTAAGATCATCGCAGGTAAAAATCGGTGTAAACCCTTGAACATAGGAATTCTTTTGGCGTAGTCCGTTTTTATGATCTTTAACGGACATCCGGTATCATCCATTCCGTCGTGCGTAAATGACCTTCTTATTCCATTGGCAATGGCAGACGACAAATTTTTAACAAAAGAATCTTTCCTGTCTGATCGTAGCCCGGTTACCAAGTCGTAATGATCGATTTCCGCAAGCAACAAATTAAAATCTTCCGGAGCTGTTTGAAGATCTGAATCAATATATCCGATAAGGTCCGTGGTGGAGTGGTCAAACCCTGCCTTTAATGCAGCACTTAAGCCTCTGTTCTCCTCAAAACTCAGATAGGAAAATCGATCATCTTTGTCGCAAATTTCTTGGATTTTGGTTTGACTATGATCTGTAGAGCCGTCATTGACAAGAAGTACTGTCGTCTCTGCCAGAGAAATTTCAAGGAAAGCTGTGAGTTCCTCTCCTAGCCTGGATATATTATCTTCTTCGTTGAATATTGGAACAATGATGTTAAGTGATCTTTTCATTTTTAATATCAACGTTTTCTCTCCATTATAATTGATACCATTTCTACGTTACCACCTATAGGCGGGTTGAGCTTTGACACTTTAATTTTTGCTTTTTTTACCAGGGGAATCTCAAGTAAGATTCGGTCAAGGATAAGGCTGGCAACGGTTTCCAGTAGTTTCGTCCGTACTGCCATTTCTTCTTTTACAATCTTGTTCAGGTGAACATAATCAACAGTATCGGCCAGATGGTCTGATTTTGATGAAGGTTGAAGGTTTGCTTTCACCGAAAGGTCTATCCTGTAATCTGAGCCAATTTTACCTTCTTCAACTAAACAGCCATGGTAGGCATATACTCTGATATTGCTGATTTTAATCGTCCCCAAGATGTAGAAATTTTTGCAAATATACTTATTCCAAGTTCATGGGGGCCATATTTCATTAAAAAGCAGAAGATCAGTTGAAAAGATTGATCAAAAACAGTATTTCTTAATAGTTGCCGTTCTCTGGATATTTTGCCATAAACTCTTCCACCTTATCAACCATTTTTTTACTTCCCACAAAGATTGGAACGCGCTGATGCAGCTCAGTAGGTTTAATTTCCAGGATTCTTTTGTAGCCATCTGTTGCCTTTCCTCCTGCCTGTTCCGCAAGAAAAGCAATAGGGTTACATTCATAGAGCAAGCGCAATTTACCCTGGGGGGACTTGGAACTCGTGGGGTACATGTAGATACCTCCTTTGATCATATTCCGATGGTAGTCTGAGACCAGGGATCCAATGTATCTTGCTGAATAGGGTCGGTTTCCTTTTTCCTCCTGACAGTATTTTAGATAATCCTTTACGCCTTGAGGGAAATGGACATAGTAACCTTCGTTAATAGAATAGATACTTCCATCTTCCGGGAATTTCATATTGGGATGTGACAGATAATAGGTTCCCATGGCAGGGTTCAAGGTAAAACCATTGACACCACAACCTGTTGTATAAACAAGCATGGTAGAGGTCCCGTAAACAACATATCCGGCAGCAACCTGCAGATTTCCGGGCTGAAGAAAATCATCTTTGGTTACTGGAGTCCCTATTGGTGTGACTCTCCTGTAGATGGAAAAGATCGTCCCCACCGAGACATTGACATCAATATTAGAAGATCCGTCCAAAGGGTCAATAAGTACAACATATTTATTGTCGTGTGATCTGTTTTTGCCTTCTATGATTACAAAATCATCCTCTTCTTCACTGGCAATACCACAAATAATTTCACGATTGATCAGCGTTTTCATAAAGACATCGTTGGCATATACATCCAGTTTTTGCTGATCTTCTCCCTGAATATTGGTGTCACCTGCGGCTCCGAGTATGTCTACAAGGCCCGCTTTATTCACTTCATGGTTCACTACCTTACTCGCAAGTTTTATAGAGCTAAGCAATCTTGAAAGTTCACCCGATGAATATTGAAAATCATTCTGATTATCAATGATATACTCTCCGAGGGTTTTTGTCTTATGCATTTTATCCGGGTTTAGGGGGTTACTATACAAATATGGTTATTTTTGTATACTTTAAAACGAAAATATGGAGATATTATTGAGGGAAGGAAAAAAATCTGATATGCCTTCGGTTTTGGAACTTATCAAAGAACTGGCAACTTTTGAAAACGAGGAGGATGCAGTAGAAGTCAGTGTGGAAGAACTGCTAAGAGATGGTTTTGGCGAACGTCCTTCTTTTAAAGTTTTTATAGGAGAGATTGAAGGGAAAATAGTTGGAATGGCACTATTTTATGAGCGTTATTCTACCTGGAAGGGAAAGTCAATCCATCTTGAAGACCTAATCGTCAGTGATGCTTATCGCGGAAGAGGAGTCGGAAAGGCCTTGTATACGAAAGTTATGGAGTATGCACATCAAAGAAATATCAAGAGAGTATCCTGGGAAGTACTTGACTGGAATCAAGTGGCGATTGACTTTTATGAATCTACTGGTGCTCATATCGTGGAAGGATGGCAGGTGGTGCATATGAATGAAGCATCTTTGAACAAGTTTGTCAGTAATACCTGAATTAGATTCGGGAGCAAAATATATCAATGGAAATATTCAAATTTGGGGGAGCCTCAGTGAAGGACGCTCTTGGGGTTAAGAATTTTAAAAGGGTTCTTGAGAAACTTGAAGCAAAAGATGTTGTAATCGTCATTTCTGCCATGGGAAAAATGACCAATGCCTTTGAAGGCCTTGTAAGGGCTTATGTGGATAAAGACGGGCACGTGGAGGAGCACCTGACTACGATTCGGAATTTTCATCTGGACATTTTGGACGATCTTGATTTTGATCAGGACGATTCAATTTTTGAGTCTGTAGAGGGAATATTCTCAGATTTATCCAATTTTTTGACAAAGAATAATTCAACAGATTACGATTATATTTATGATCAGGTCGTAAGTAAAGGGGAGATGCTCTCCACTCGTATTTGCAGTGCATATTTGAACCGAAGTGGTATCAGGAACAACTGGCTTGACGTCAGAAAATGTATCAAGACCAACAGTGATTTCAGAAGGGCAAGAGTACATTGGGAGGCCACTGAAAAAGCGATAAAAACTGAATTAAAGGGCAAGGGTATTACCATTACACAGGGCTTTATTGGAAGCGATAATTATGGCAGGACAACTACCCTCGGAAGAGAGGGCTCTGATTACACTGCGGGAATTTTTGCCTATTGTTTAGAGGCAGCTACGGTTTCTATTTTTAAAGATGTTCCGGGTGTTCTGAATGCCGACCCAAGAGAATTTGATGAAACCAGATTGATCGAACAGATATCGTACAAGGAAGCCATCGAAATGGCTTTTTACGGAGCTTCCGTTATTCATCCCAAGACCCTGCAACCCTTGCAGAGAAAGTCAATTCCATTAAGGGTCAGGTCATTTCTGGATACGGATGCAAAGGGAACATTTGTGGGGAGTGAACTGGATATCGTTCCCAAAACTTCCTGTTATATTGTCAAGAAAAATCAAATATTGATATCAATTTCCGATAAAGAATTTCATTTTGTTATGGAAAATGATATTAGTGAGATTTTTAGAATGTTGCACGAATTGAAATTAAAAGTAAATTTAATACAGAATTCAGCCTTGAGTTTTTCTGTATGTATTGAGGATAATTTTAATAATTTTGAAAGGTTGCTTCAAAATTTAGAACCAGGCTATAAGGTAAAGTACAATAAGAACCTTGTTTTGTATACGGTCAGGCATTTTGATGAAAAGGCGGTGGATGAACTCGAAAAAGGGAAAGAGCTTTTATTAAAACAGCGCAGCAGGGAAACCGTCCAGTTAATAGTTAAAGCATAAAGGTCAGATGAGTCTGGTTAATTCCAAGGAAATAGCAAAAGTTTTGAAGCTTGATAAATTCGGGTGGGCAGGGACAATTGTTGGATGGACCTTGCTGAAAACTTTGAGGATTTCCAAGTTAAACCGGATTTATGAACGCCATAAACATAAGGAAGACATTGAGTTTCTAGACGGTATTTTAAGAGATTTTAAAATTGATTTTGAGATTCCTGAAGACGATCTGGCGAGGATACCCAAGGAGGGCGCTTTTATTACGGTATCCAATCACCCTCTTGGAGGGATTGACGGGATTTTACTGTTAAAGTTATTGGTTGACAGAAGGCCGGATTATAAGATAATAGCCAATTTTCTTTTACACCGTATCGTACCATTGCAGAAATACGTGATGCCTGTTAACCCCTTTGAAGATCATAAAGATGCCAAATCGAGTGTGGCCGGAATAAAGAATGCCTTGCTTCATCTCAGTAATCGATTCCCTTTGGGAATATTTCCGGCGGGTGAAGTGTCGACCTTTAAAGACGGAAAACTAGTAGTTGACAAGCCCTGGGAAGAAGGAGCTATTAAGATCATAAAAAAGGCCAATGTTCCGGTTATACCCATATATTTTCATGCCAAGAACAGTAAATTATTTTACTTTTTATCCAGTTTGAGTGATACAATGCGAACGGCTAAGTTGCCTTCGGAACTTCTGACTCAAAAAAACAGGGTGATCAAAGTAAGAATCGGAAAACCGATTACGGTCAAGGAGCAAAACGATTTTCAAACGCTTGATGATTTTCATCTTTACCTGAGGAAAAAGACCTACATGCTGGCCAACCCTTTTGAAAAGGAGTCTTCATATATCAATGCCAAGAACTTTAAAATACCCAAGCCTGCCAAGGCCATTATAGACCCGATAGATACTTCCCTGATCGAGAAAGAGCTGAAAGCTTTGGACAAAAACGACTCACTATTATTCACCAGCAAAATATACCGAATTTACCTGGCTGACAGTAAGGACATACCGAATACCCTTAATGAGATTGGAAGGCTCCGAGAAGTTACTTTCAGAGAGGTTGGTGAAGGAACCAACAAGGCTCTCGATCTTGATCAGTTTGACGGGTTTTACAAACATCTCTTTTTATGGGATTCAAGTCAGAAACAACTTGTAGGAGCCTACAGGATGGGTCTTGGACAAGAAATTTTTAAGAAACGCGGGATCGAAGGATTTTACGTGAACGAGCTTTTTAAGATCGAGACTGAGCTGTTTGACATGATGGAGGCCACTATTGAAATGGGCAGGGCCTTTATTATCAAATCTTACCAGCAACGGCCCATGCCCCTGTTTTTATTGTGGAAAGGGATTGTGCATGTGACCCTGAGGTATCCTGAACATAAGTACCTGATGGGAGGTGTGAGCATCAGTAACAAGTTTTCCAATTTTTCCAAATCCCTGATGATCGAATTCATGAAGTCTCATTATTATGACCCGTTCATTGCTCAATATGTTCATCCCAAACAGGCATATAAAGTAAAATTGAACGTAGCCGACAAGGACTTTGTTTTTGATTCTGCCAAAGCAGATATGAACAAATTTGACAAGATCATTGATGAGCTGGAACCCGGTGATTTAAGACTTCCTGTACTGATGAAAAAATATGTCAAGCAAAACGCCAGGTTGATCGCTTTTAATGTAGATCCTAAATTCAATAATGCGGTGGACGGGTTAATGTACATCCGGATAGCTGACATTCCGGATACGACCGTAAAGCCAGTTATGGAAGAGTTCCAGGCCGAACTTGAACGAAAGTTAAACAACGAGAAATAGTCAATTAATTTAAAACCAGGGTTTCCTTCCCACCTGATAGGTCTGGTAGAATTCCTCATCCGATTTGGCGAGGTAAACAATTCCTTCAATTAGCCCGATGAGAGCGACAACTCCTGCTAGAAATCCTAAACTCAGTATACTGATGACCAGCATGATCAATCCTTCTTTCTGGTATCCAAGAATGAATTTATGAATGCCAAGGGCTCCGAAAATGATCGCTACGATTCCCGCCACGATCCTTTTGCTTTCATGGTCCGAACTTATTTGCTCATAGGCTTCTTTAGCACTTTCAGAAAATTCTGAAGCGGTACTTTTCACTTCCTCTTGAAAATCCTGGGTATTTTCATCGATTTCCTTAGCTATTTTACCCGCTTTTTCCTTAATTTTTTTGGCACCTTCCTCGATCTTTTTTTCCAGATCTTTGATGGGATCTTTTTTATTGTCTGACGTATCCATTGCCTTGATTTTTTGAAGTGGATTCTCTCAAATTTAAAGATTTTAATAATCAATTCCTATTCTTTGAGGTTCTTTAAATTTTACTACTTTTGAAGCATAAGGACAATTTATGCAAAGCAAAGAAAAAGTCGCGGTCATAGGAGGAGGAAGCTGGGCCACCGCCATCGTAAAGATGTTATGCGAAAATCTTGATGAAGTGGGCTGGTATATGCGAAGCTATTATATCATTGAACATATTAAAAGAAACAAGCACAATCCGAACTATCTTAGTTCGGCCTATTTTGATACCGAAAAACTACATTTTTCTGAAGATATAAATGAGATTATCGGCTATGCTGATTATTTGATCTTTGCTGTTCCGTCTGCTTTTCTTCAATCAGAACTTGACAAGATCAAGGTTCCACTTGATGATAAAATCATTTTTTCGGCCATTAAAGGG
This DNA window, taken from Lutimonas zeaxanthinifaciens, encodes the following:
- a CDS encoding lysophospholipid acyltransferase family protein; translated protein: MSLVNSKEIAKVLKLDKFGWAGTIVGWTLLKTLRISKLNRIYERHKHKEDIEFLDGILRDFKIDFEIPEDDLARIPKEGAFITVSNHPLGGIDGILLLKLLVDRRPDYKIIANFLLHRIVPLQKYVMPVNPFEDHKDAKSSVAGIKNALLHLSNRFPLGIFPAGEVSTFKDGKLVVDKPWEEGAIKIIKKANVPVIPIYFHAKNSKLFYFLSSLSDTMRTAKLPSELLTQKNRVIKVRIGKPITVKEQNDFQTLDDFHLYLRKKTYMLANPFEKESSYINAKNFKIPKPAKAIIDPIDTSLIEKELKALDKNDSLLFTSKIYRIYLADSKDIPNTLNEIGRLREVTFREVGEGTNKALDLDQFDGFYKHLFLWDSSQKQLVGAYRMGLGQEIFKKRGIEGFYVNELFKIETELFDMMEATIEMGRAFIIKSYQQRPMPLFLLWKGIVHVTLRYPEHKYLMGGVSISNKFSNFSKSLMIEFMKSHYYDPFIAQYVHPKQAYKVKLNVADKDFVFDSAKADMNKFDKIIDELEPGDLRLPVLMKKYVKQNARLIAFNVDPKFNNAVDGLMYIRIADIPDTTVKPVMEEFQAELERKLNNEK
- a CDS encoding TM2 domain-containing protein, producing the protein MDTSDNKKDPIKDLEKKIEEGAKKIKEKAGKIAKEIDENTQDFQEEVKSTASEFSESAKEAYEQISSDHESKRIVAGIVAIIFGALGIHKFILGYQKEGLIMLVISILSLGFLAGVVALIGLIEGIVYLAKSDEEFYQTYQVGRKPWF